One window of the Asticcacaulis sp. SL142 genome contains the following:
- a CDS encoding phosphoglycerate kinase has translation MPFKTLDSLKDVAGKTALVRVDFNVPVDGGTITDDTRLRVALPTIQKLTNKGMKVALLAHFDRPKGKVVPEMSLAFVAPALSNLLEAPVSFSDDCVGDATKALITNMANGGVILLENVRFHAGEETNDPEFAAQLAAMGDIYVNDAFSAAHRAHASTEGVAHLIPAYAGESMRRELEALDAALGTPVRPVIGIVGGSKVSTKLDLLKNLVTRLDTLSIGGGMANTFLYALGYDIGGSLCEKDMADTAREIMKLADENHCEILLPVDVVVATEFKAHAPSREISIDEALTPDDKIFDAGAKTVDILKDAISKSKTLIWNGPLGVFELPPFDKATVEAAHFAAAQTKAKLLTAVAGGGDTVAALNHAGVVDDMTFVSTAGGAFLEWMEGKELPGVAALNG, from the coding sequence ATGCCTTTTAAAACCCTAGACAGCCTCAAAGACGTAGCCGGTAAGACCGCGCTTGTACGGGTTGATTTCAACGTCCCCGTCGATGGCGGCACAATTACCGACGACACCCGCCTGCGCGTCGCGTTACCGACCATTCAGAAACTGACCAACAAAGGCATGAAGGTCGCCCTGCTGGCCCACTTTGATCGCCCCAAGGGCAAGGTCGTGCCGGAAATGAGCCTGGCTTTCGTGGCCCCCGCCCTGTCGAACCTTTTGGAAGCACCCGTATCGTTCAGCGATGACTGCGTAGGTGACGCCACCAAAGCCCTGATCACCAATATGGCTAATGGCGGCGTGATCCTGCTCGAAAACGTCCGCTTTCATGCTGGCGAAGAGACAAACGATCCTGAGTTTGCCGCACAATTGGCCGCTATGGGCGACATCTATGTCAATGACGCCTTTTCCGCCGCCCACCGCGCCCACGCCTCGACCGAAGGCGTCGCCCACCTGATCCCGGCCTATGCGGGCGAATCCATGCGCCGTGAGCTTGAAGCACTTGATGCCGCCCTCGGCACACCGGTGCGTCCGGTCATCGGCATTGTCGGCGGCTCAAAAGTCTCAACCAAGCTTGATTTGCTGAAAAACCTCGTCACCCGCCTTGATACCCTGTCGATCGGCGGCGGCATGGCCAACACCTTCCTTTACGCCCTCGGCTACGATATTGGCGGATCGCTCTGTGAAAAGGACATGGCCGACACCGCGCGCGAAATCATGAAGCTGGCCGATGAAAACCACTGCGAGATCCTGCTGCCAGTCGATGTGGTCGTGGCGACTGAGTTCAAGGCCCACGCCCCGTCGCGCGAAATCTCGATTGATGAGGCGCTCACCCCTGACGATAAAATATTTGACGCAGGTGCGAAGACCGTGGATATTCTGAAAGACGCTATTTCTAAATCTAAAACCCTTATTTGGAACGGCCCTTTGGGCGTATTTGAACTGCCACCATTTGATAAAGCCACCGTAGAGGCCGCCCATTTTGCGGCAGCGCAAACCAAGGCCAAGCTTCTGACCGCTGTCGCCGGTGGCGGCGATACGGTTGCCGCCCTCAATCACGCCGGTGTTGTGGATGACATGACGTTTGTCTCAACGGCCGGTGGCGCGTTTCTTGAATGGATGGAAGGCAAGGAACTACCCGGTGTTGCGGCTTTAAACGGCTGA
- the fba gene encoding class II fructose-bisphosphate aldolase (catalyzes the reversible aldol condensation of dihydroxyacetonephosphate and glyceraldehyde 3-phosphate in the Calvin cycle, glycolysis, and/or gluconeogenesis) encodes MARISLRQLLDHAAENNYGVPAFNINNMEQGLAVLDAARATESPVIIQASRGARNYAHDIMLSKMIEALIEIYPEIPLVMHQDHGNSPATCATAIQNGFTSVMMDGSLKADAKTPADFEYNVNVTKTVVDFAHACGVSVEGELGVLGSLETGMGEAEDGHGAEGVLDHSQLLTDPDQAVDFVAQTGVDALAIAMGTSHGAYKFSRKPDGEVLAMNVIEEIHKRLPNTHLVMHGSSSVPQDLQDVINAYGGKMPQTYGVPVEELQKAIKIGVRKINIDTDCRMAITGVVRKYLMENPEGFDPRGYLKPAKEAMQKVCHDRFVEFGTAGNASKIKARSLASMAKYYL; translated from the coding sequence ATGGCTCGTATCAGTTTACGCCAGCTTCTCGACCACGCGGCCGAGAATAATTACGGCGTACCAGCCTTTAATATCAATAATATGGAACAAGGGCTGGCCGTCCTTGATGCCGCCCGCGCCACGGAATCACCCGTGATCATTCAGGCCTCCCGCGGGGCCCGCAACTACGCCCACGACATCATGCTGTCCAAGATGATCGAGGCGCTGATTGAAATCTATCCGGAAATTCCACTGGTGATGCATCAGGACCACGGTAACTCACCGGCAACCTGCGCCACCGCCATTCAGAACGGGTTTACGTCCGTTATGATGGACGGCTCGCTCAAGGCCGATGCCAAGACCCCGGCTGATTTTGAATATAACGTCAATGTCACCAAGACCGTTGTCGACTTCGCCCATGCCTGCGGCGTGTCGGTCGAGGGCGAACTGGGTGTCTTGGGTTCACTTGAAACCGGCATGGGTGAGGCCGAAGATGGTCACGGCGCCGAAGGCGTGCTCGACCACTCGCAGCTTTTGACCGACCCGGATCAGGCCGTCGATTTCGTCGCTCAGACCGGCGTTGACGCTTTGGCTATCGCGATGGGCACCTCCCACGGCGCCTATAAGTTTTCGCGCAAGCCGGACGGCGAAGTGCTGGCCATGAACGTGATTGAGGAAATCCATAAGCGCCTGCCCAATACCCACCTTGTCATGCACGGCTCATCATCGGTGCCGCAGGACCTTCAGGACGTGATCAACGCCTATGGTGGCAAGATGCCGCAAACCTACGGCGTGCCGGTCGAAGAACTGCAAAAGGCCATCAAGATCGGCGTTCGTAAAATCAATATCGACACCGACTGCCGCATGGCGATCACCGGCGTGGTTCGCAAATATCTGATGGAAAACCCCGAAGGCTTCGATCCGCGCGGTTATTTGAAACCTGCCAAGGAAGCGATGCAAAAGGTCTGTCATGACCGCTTCGTGGAATTTGGCACCGCCGGCAATGCCTCAAAAATCAAGGCCCGCTCGCTGGCCTCAATGGCCAAATATTACCTCTAA
- a CDS encoding TonB-dependent receptor domain-containing protein, protein MLSVPNDRFITHATVNYELTPNLRYFLELDYATNKSRGEYGMWWEGASNWLWEGNPFITSEMIAANGGSLPYVAFARQFPEMGKSSTEYQRDLSQVVTGFEGDLPGLFRDHDWTWSGYYSYGKTEETIQDRNSVSNERYMRALDAVSGPGGTPICSVNSDADTSNDDPNCVALNPFKPLTQDVIDYMTFNPSASKSSLEQQVFSAYATGGLFTLPAGEVQAVIGAEYRKEKNHIGAVAEYDPNNPAYVPDYGVVQNPLIGEFDVKEAFGELSVPILADLPFAYKLSVDAAMRASDYSTAGKTTSYKYGLQYAPVRDLRLRATYGKAVRAPNISEVFTASSVSGQWLYDPCNYYMNYRVETTADTKANCAALSPTNSNFYWLWTDVEKKGNPDLKVETAKTLTVGLVAQPRFMKNLTMSVDYYDIDLSDVIASIEPQTIINKCIDNPMDGNPYCDLVVREAGTNNLIGVVKQNINLAKRTNRGIDMEFDYFVDLSAWGWGSKSGRLAVNSVYTRLLENKITPDPDNPQNVTDTLGVFGFPEWKGVTRVSYANGPLWLSWNLRHYSPMRMNTTITPENYHPYKTKPVFYSDVYAYYQLKPNVNIGVGISNVFDTPPPRYPGAEAGGAYFGDEGWQSGVFDVIGQSAFVTLKFKR, encoded by the coding sequence ATGCTGTCCGTCCCCAATGACCGCTTTATCACCCATGCCACGGTAAACTATGAGCTGACGCCGAACCTGCGCTATTTCCTTGAGCTTGATTACGCCACCAACAAGTCCCGTGGCGAATACGGCATGTGGTGGGAAGGTGCCTCCAACTGGCTGTGGGAAGGCAACCCATTCATCACCAGTGAAATGATCGCGGCCAATGGCGGCAGCTTACCCTATGTCGCGTTCGCCCGCCAGTTCCCGGAAATGGGCAAATCCAGCACCGAATATCAGCGTGACCTCTCTCAAGTCGTCACCGGCTTTGAGGGCGACCTGCCCGGCCTGTTCCGTGACCATGACTGGACCTGGTCGGGCTACTATTCCTACGGCAAAACCGAGGAAACCATTCAGGATCGCAATAGCGTCTCCAACGAGCGCTATATGCGGGCGCTCGACGCCGTATCCGGCCCGGGCGGCACCCCGATCTGCTCGGTCAATTCGGACGCAGATACGTCAAACGATGACCCCAACTGCGTGGCGCTTAATCCCTTTAAACCGCTCACTCAGGATGTCATAGACTATATGACCTTTAACCCCAGTGCATCCAAATCCTCCCTTGAGCAGCAAGTCTTTTCCGCTTACGCGACGGGTGGTTTGTTCACTTTGCCGGCAGGTGAGGTGCAGGCGGTGATCGGCGCTGAGTATCGTAAGGAAAAGAACCACATCGGTGCGGTGGCAGAATATGACCCCAACAATCCGGCCTATGTGCCTGATTATGGTGTCGTCCAAAATCCGCTGATCGGGGAGTTTGATGTCAAAGAAGCGTTCGGGGAACTGAGTGTCCCGATTCTGGCGGATCTGCCGTTTGCTTATAAATTGTCAGTAGATGCGGCCATGCGGGCGTCGGATTACTCAACGGCGGGCAAGACGACCTCCTATAAGTACGGCCTGCAATACGCGCCGGTACGGGATTTGCGTCTGCGCGCCACCTATGGCAAGGCCGTGCGTGCGCCCAATATCAGTGAGGTTTTCACCGCCTCATCGGTAAGCGGCCAGTGGTTGTACGACCCCTGCAACTATTATATGAACTACCGCGTCGAAACCACGGCGGACACAAAAGCCAACTGCGCGGCGCTTAGCCCGACCAACAGCAACTTCTACTGGCTGTGGACGGATGTCGAAAAAAAGGGCAACCCTGATCTGAAGGTCGAAACGGCCAAGACCTTGACGGTCGGCCTTGTGGCGCAACCGCGCTTCATGAAAAACCTTACCATGTCGGTGGACTATTATGACATTGACCTGAGCGATGTTATCGCTTCGATCGAGCCTCAAACCATCATCAACAAGTGCATCGACAACCCGATGGACGGCAACCCCTATTGCGATCTGGTTGTACGTGAAGCGGGCACCAACAACCTCATTGGCGTTGTTAAGCAGAACATCAACCTGGCGAAGCGCACCAACCGCGGCATCGATATGGAATTCGACTACTTTGTCGACCTGTCGGCCTGGGGCTGGGGCAGTAAGAGCGGCCGCCTGGCGGTCAATTCGGTTTACACGCGCCTGCTTGAGAACAAGATCACGCCCGATCCGGATAACCCTCAGAACGTCACCGATACGCTGGGTGTCTTTGGTTTCCCGGAATGGAAGGGCGTGACCCGCGTCTCCTATGCCAACGGCCCTCTGTGGCTGAGCTGGAACCTGCGTCACTATTCACCCATGCGCATGAACACGACTATCACGCCTGAGAACTACCACCCGTATAAGACTAAGCCGGTGTTCTATAGCGACGTCTACGCCTACTATCAGCTTAAGCCGAATGTGAACATCGGTGTCGGTATCAGCAATGTCTTTGATACCCCGCCGCCGCGCTACCCCGGCGCCGAAGCCGGTGGCGCCTATTTCGGTGACGAAGGCTGGCAATCAGGCGTCTTTGACGTCATCGGCCAGAGTGCTTTTGTCACTCTAAAGTTCAAGCGCTGA